The region GTAGCAACCCAGGCTATACAGACAAACAGGCAGGATCAGGTAGAAAGTATGATCTAAAGAATGTAGATCTCATGTAGTACAGTTGCAAATACTGGCATCTGCTGCTAAAAGCAAGTTTACAATGTGCTTGTCAAAATGATATATGCATCAGTCCATCAATAAGTCTGCAGTATGTGTGAGTGTCCCTCTACCTGTTGCTGTTGTCTAGCATTCCTCCTGGCCTCGTTGTACTGGGCTAGCAGCAACTGTTGGTCCAGCATGTCCATCCTCTGTTGTCTCTGGATGTCTAGAGTGGCACCCATCCCCAGGGGAGTCTCATTGTTCGGTTCAGAGCCTGATGACAGCAGATGTTAATAACAAATTAGTAAGAACAAAAGCACATAACACTGTGTAAACCATCTGCAAATAGTACTATGTACAAAATGAAACAGCTGTCTTGAACAAACAACTCCTTATTGAGTCCACAATTACATCAATCCATCCCAGAAAAAACAGAATGTTATCACTGGGAGTCACCAAAGATTTCAGGAGCTATTGGAGTACCTTTTAGTATTTGTACAGGGCATCTGCCCTCATGTCTCGCCCTTGCTCTCTGATTcctgtttccgattctatccactgtcctccgctatcaataaaggcataaaaagcccaaaaataagtctttaaacaaaaaagaaaccaagacattataaataaaaatactctaCAAAAAAGTACTAACAAGCATTACTGAAAGGGTAGGCCCTTTCTTAATCAAACAGAACTTTTAATAACTTATTATAGAAGATTTCATATTACAGATCAGTTATTCTACTGTTGGTAAAGAAATCCGTTCATTAGATCAATTTACATGATTTTGTCATAAAAGGTTATTTTTAGGAAAAGGGAATTAAAGATATGAGTAGAAAGTTGGCATACAAGCTATTAGTTTTACAGCAGTGTTTAAAAGCATCATATTGTCAAAATTACTTAAAATAATCTCTACTTAATTAGACAGAGAAAGACTTTAACATCATCTTTAGCCATGCATCACTCATCACAGAGCAATGATTGACCAGTAATTAAACGTGTGACTAATAATTATTGGACTCACTGGAAAAGAGTGGCTCCAGACAATACCGTCCAATACGAGACACCCAGATGGGTAAAAAGAGGAGCTTCTGCAAGCGTAGAAAATTGGAGTGGTACAGTCCGCCTGAGATCTGCATGACAAGTTtggataaaaagaaacaaaacttaaaattaaaatgtaatggGTTATGTAAAAAACTGGATTATGTAACACTACAGCGTGTGAACTGGCTAATGTATTTGCTAACGCCACTAACGTGAGAGGTTGACACCACACCCTTTATAACTTAAACTCTGTTTAGCTAACTATTTTGGTAATCTTGTAAACACGTAGGCCTAGTGCTGAGATACCAGTACACTTCTATGAATATAAAGTAAATGACAAGAACGATTAAGGTTCTCACCAATCCACTGAGTGCAAGAAGCCACATAAAGGGGCTGGAAGTCAGCAGCTGTGCCAGAGATGACAGAAACAATAAGACTGTAATGCAGGTATCCTCAAGAAttttacaacataaaaaatacaggtACATACCCACATATCAAAACTGTCAGTGAACAGGCTTACCTGCAAGCTAACTATGTAGACCAGAGACTTGTTGGTGATGTGGATGTGGCCCAGAACTTGGGTGACAGGCATCTGTGGGATCAACAAGTAGAAAggcacaaacagagaaaagactGGAGCTAgcctgtgaaaaaataaaaaaaaggcaagaggCTGCAATTAACTGGAATAGACAGACAGAGTAACAACATTTCTAAAGAGTCTGCAAATGAAGCATGAAAAAGACAAGGCTGtatgctgctgtcacagtccaCCACCATCCAAATACTGTATGCCCAAATATAATCCCTGAAGGGgattaagaattttaaaaacttaatacCGCCCACGGCTTACATGGAGATATGAAGGGgtgaaaaatgaagattttccaCTTAAGTGACATGTAGTTTGAATACTACCTCCACACATCACACCTAACTATTTACATTGTCCTAAATGTGTTACTGACCATAGCATCAACAAaggaaagctttttttttacatatatgCTGCATTAGTGAGGCTCAACATGGACTAGGACTACCGAAGTGACCAAGCTACTCACAGTCCTGCAGGCAGGTCCTCCACCTCATAATTAAATACAAACTGGAAAGCCCGGGCCAGCAGGAAGTCCATCAGGACAGAAAGAAACCAAGTGCCCATCAGGAAGGACTAGGAAGGGGGGGAAGttagattaaaaacaaagcaaaacagaaaCCAACGAAAAACAAATCTATAATCTACCCCTGTCTTGAAAGAGAAAGTATCCAACATTGGTTGCATAGGCAGGCACTA is a window of Cheilinus undulatus linkage group 6, ASM1832078v1, whole genome shotgun sequence DNA encoding:
- the ubac2 gene encoding ubiquitin-associated domain-containing protein 2 encodes the protein MFTTTGSRGLYKAPLSKGLLLVLNGLTVMLILLPQYQELFEYNLQAVIKQQQVWRLFLGRLVCLDVKDAFCSSLLIYNFRIFERRFGTRKFASFLMGTWFLSVLMDFLLARAFQFVFNYEVEDLPAGLLAPVFSLFVPFYLLIPQMPVTQVLGHIHITNKSLVYIVSLQLLTSSPFMWLLALSGLISGGLYHSNFLRLQKLLFLPIWVSRIGRYCLEPLFSSSEPNNETPLGMGATLDIQRQQRMDMLDQQLLLAQYNEARRNARQQQQPGLLQWTRLFPSLRHRGQNRPPMQPHPQVQTQPSTQPPLLDNSPVAEEQVARLVEMGFSRIDALEALRASNNDINMATNFLLQH